One window of Brevibacterium pigmentatum genomic DNA carries:
- a CDS encoding rhamnulokinase, whose product MDTTESAAGLTLAAVDLGATSGRVILGGVSDGVLRMKPVARFANVPQFLGGSMHWNIQSLFADLSAGLREAIHRSPGLVSIGIDSWAVDYGLLRDGDLLGIPHHYRDGRNLRGVELVHELVAPDELFTHNGLQHLDFNTVFQFAVEAESGFLDLADRALLIPDLIAFWLTGQMRTELTNASTTGLLSVRDGHWDVGLKERLGLPSDLLPALVSPGERIGELSAPVTGRLGTTEPTQVTAVGSHDTASAVVAVPMDGPNCAYISSGTWSLVGLEIDAPVVTEEARQANFTNEGGVDGTIRFLKNVSGLWLLSESMRQWEHDATDAQRSSDLETLLAEAAAIEAPVAVFDPSDDRFTPPGDMPTRIRDWCREHGVEPPHTRAEVVRSILESLAAAYAKTLAAAEKLTGRSVETIHIVGGGSQNTLLCQLTANHSGLRVLAGPVEATAIGNLLVQARAAGQVDENSSLSDLRQIVRASFPVTEYLPG is encoded by the coding sequence ATGGACACCACTGAATCTGCTGCCGGTCTCACTCTCGCCGCGGTCGACCTGGGCGCCACGAGCGGACGAGTCATCCTCGGTGGAGTGAGCGATGGTGTGCTGCGGATGAAGCCCGTGGCGCGGTTTGCCAATGTGCCTCAGTTCCTAGGCGGAAGCATGCATTGGAACATCCAGTCGCTCTTCGCCGATCTGAGTGCGGGCCTCCGAGAAGCCATCCACAGAAGTCCGGGGCTCGTGAGCATCGGCATCGACTCATGGGCCGTTGACTATGGGCTGCTCCGCGACGGAGACCTGCTCGGGATTCCGCATCATTACCGGGACGGGCGGAATCTGCGTGGAGTTGAGCTCGTCCACGAGCTCGTCGCCCCCGATGAGCTTTTCACCCACAATGGTCTGCAGCACCTCGACTTCAACACCGTCTTCCAATTCGCGGTCGAAGCCGAGTCCGGGTTCCTCGATCTGGCCGACCGGGCGCTGCTCATTCCCGATCTCATCGCTTTCTGGCTGACCGGGCAGATGCGCACCGAGCTGACGAATGCTTCGACGACCGGCCTGCTCTCGGTCCGCGACGGGCACTGGGACGTCGGCCTTAAGGAGCGCCTCGGACTGCCGAGCGATCTGCTGCCTGCGCTCGTCTCTCCCGGCGAACGCATCGGAGAACTCAGCGCACCGGTCACTGGGCGTCTCGGAACGACTGAGCCGACCCAGGTCACGGCCGTGGGCAGCCATGACACCGCCTCGGCGGTGGTGGCCGTGCCGATGGACGGGCCGAACTGCGCCTATATCTCCAGCGGCACCTGGTCCTTGGTCGGACTCGAGATCGACGCCCCCGTCGTCACCGAAGAAGCACGCCAGGCGAACTTCACCAACGAAGGCGGAGTCGACGGGACGATCCGGTTCCTCAAGAACGTCTCAGGACTGTGGCTGCTGAGCGAATCGATGCGGCAGTGGGAACACGACGCCACCGACGCCCAGCGCAGCTCGGATCTTGAGACCCTGCTCGCCGAGGCGGCGGCGATCGAAGCGCCCGTCGCAGTGTTCGATCCGTCCGATGACCGGTTCACTCCGCCCGGGGATATGCCCACCCGTATACGTGATTGGTGCCGTGAGCACGGCGTCGAACCTCCGCACACCCGCGCCGAGGTGGTCCGGTCCATCCTCGAATCCCTCGCTGCCGCTTACGCCAAGACCCTTGCGGCGGCCGAGAAGCTGACGGGAAGGAGTGTGGAGACGATCCACATCGTCGGCGGTGGTTCGCAGAACACGCTGCTCTGCCAGCTCACCGCGAATCACTCCGGCCTCAGAGTGCTCGCCGGCCCTGTCGAGGCGACGGCTATCGGCAATCTGCTCGTCCAGGCTCGGGCCGCGGGACAGGTCGATGAGAATTCGAGTCTGAGCGATCTGCGTCAGATTGTGAGAGCTTCGTTCCCAGTCACCGAGTACCTGCCCGGCTAA